A region from the Bradyrhizobium erythrophlei genome encodes:
- a CDS encoding lytic transglycosylase domain-containing protein: MKRPLFLACLAALAALQFPHAASAQRADYEALVASHASANGLPAELVHRVIVRESRYQPRLVGRGGTIGLMQIKLATARGLGYGGDAEGLRDPNTNLTYGVKYLAGAYRAANGDHARAMHYYAAGYYLAAKRQRLERVSYEGFENSGNPMPGLAGASPADARAEASAAHHRHHRSRAVPGEIR; this comes from the coding sequence ATGAAGCGTCCCTTATTCCTTGCATGTCTGGCGGCCCTCGCCGCGCTGCAATTCCCGCACGCCGCTTCGGCCCAGCGCGCCGACTACGAGGCACTGGTCGCAAGCCACGCCAGCGCCAATGGCCTGCCGGCAGAGCTGGTGCATCGGGTGATCGTGCGCGAGAGCCGCTATCAGCCGAGACTGGTCGGCCGCGGCGGCACCATCGGCCTGATGCAGATCAAGCTCGCGACCGCGCGCGGCCTCGGCTATGGCGGCGACGCCGAAGGGCTGCGCGACCCCAACACCAATCTCACCTATGGCGTGAAATATCTCGCCGGCGCCTATCGCGCCGCCAATGGCGACCACGCGCGCGCGATGCACTATTACGCCGCCGGCTATTACCTGGCCGCAAAACGCCAACGGCTCGAACGCGTATCGTACGAGGGGTTCGAGAATTCCGGAAATCCGATGCCGGGGCTGGCCGGCGCAAGTCCCGCGGACGCCCGCGCAGAGGCTTCCGCTGCGCACCATCGCCATCACAGATCCAGGGCGGTTCCCGGCGAGATACGTTGA
- a CDS encoding PRC-barrel domain-containing protein, with product MTDVLERPHPLIASDRVEGTAVRKPSGERLGHIERLMIDKITGQVSYAILSFGGFLGMGTNLLPLPWARLKYNPKFEAYELDIEEEELRRAPSFRADKDFDWGDRSQEAELHRYYGIPPYWGGF from the coding sequence ATGACTGATGTCCTCGAAAGACCACATCCGCTGATTGCCAGCGATCGCGTCGAAGGCACCGCCGTGCGAAAGCCAAGCGGGGAACGGCTCGGCCATATCGAACGGCTGATGATCGACAAGATCACTGGCCAGGTGTCCTATGCCATTCTCAGTTTCGGCGGGTTCCTCGGCATGGGAACCAATTTGCTGCCGCTGCCCTGGGCGCGCCTGAAATACAATCCGAAATTCGAAGCCTACGAACTCGACATCGAGGAGGAGGAATTGCGGCGCGCGCCGTCGTTCCGCGCCGACAAGGATTTCGACTGGGGCGATCGCTCGCAGGAAGCCGAACTGCATCGTTACTACGGCATCCCGCCCTATTGGGGCGGGTTCTGA
- a CDS encoding helix-turn-helix domain-containing protein: MLLTGPKRGAWRATVEGGCDFLRVFLPQTLIAECYTEAFGGGPSDAISMFGVLPVTDSRLYQLGQTFKALNGYDPVAGPCFADSLGLALGLRLVELAYGGTEEGSGNCKLARPKIARVVSYIEDNIAKALCLSELSEMAGLSRVQFVRQFKEATGQPPHAYILQRRIERAKELLKNSDSTIIGVALDLGFYNQGHFTKVFSKFVGMTPGRWRNSQS; encoded by the coding sequence ATGTTGCTGACCGGACCGAAGCGAGGGGCTTGGAGGGCAACTGTTGAGGGAGGCTGCGATTTCCTGCGGGTTTTCCTACCGCAGACGCTGATCGCGGAATGTTATACTGAAGCCTTCGGCGGCGGCCCCTCGGATGCTATTTCGATGTTCGGAGTTCTTCCCGTCACGGATTCGCGCCTCTACCAATTGGGCCAGACCTTTAAAGCGCTCAATGGGTACGACCCGGTTGCGGGTCCTTGTTTTGCCGATTCGCTTGGTCTGGCCCTTGGATTGCGCCTGGTCGAACTCGCCTATGGCGGCACAGAGGAAGGTTCAGGAAATTGTAAACTTGCGCGTCCAAAAATAGCCAGGGTGGTAAGCTATATTGAGGACAATATCGCGAAAGCGCTTTGCCTATCGGAGCTGAGCGAAATGGCGGGTCTGAGCAGAGTGCAATTCGTGAGGCAATTTAAGGAGGCGACCGGTCAGCCGCCTCATGCGTATATACTGCAGCGACGAATTGAACGTGCCAAGGAACTCCTGAAAAATTCCGACTCAACAATTATCGGTGTCGCCCTGGATCTGGGATTCTACAATCAGGGCCACTTTACCAAGGTTTTCAGCAAGTTTGTGGGCATGACGCCTGGCCGTTGGCGAAACTCTCAATCTTAG
- the thiC gene encoding phosphomethylpyrimidine synthase ThiC, producing MNIRSNPDTTLPAVTTGPLPSSRKIFVTPDEAPGVRVPLREIILSGGAGEPNLPVYDTSGPYTDPAVTIDVNAGLGRARIEWVKERGGVEEYQGREIKPEDNGNVGASHAAKSFNAHHKPLRGLDGHMITQLEFARAGIITKEMIYVATRENLGRKVQLERAEAALADGESFGAAVPAFVTPEFVRSEIARGRAIIPCNINHGELEPMIIGRNFLTKINANIGNSAVTSSVEEEVDKMVWAIRWGADTVMDLSTGRNIHTTREWILRNAPIPIGTVPIYQALEKCDGDPVKLTWELYKDTLIEQCEQGVDYFTIHAGVRLPYIHLTANRVTGIVSRGGSIMAKWCLAHHKESFLYTHFEEICDLMRKYDVSFSLGDGLRPGSIADANDRAQFAELETLGELTQIAWKKGCQVMIEGPGHVPLHKIKINMDKQLKECGEAPFYTLGPLTTDIAPGYDHITSGIGAAMIGWFGCAMLCYVTPKEHLGLPNRDDVKVGVITYKIAAHAADLGKGHPAAQLRDDALSRARFDFRWEDQFNLGLDPETARLYHDETLPKEAHKVAHFCSMCGPKFCSMKITQDVRDYAATLNDPAAVGMSMNGTIEDGMAQMSEKFKAMGGQVYLDAEKVKESNRVL from the coding sequence ATGAACATCCGTTCCAATCCCGACACCACGCTTCCCGCCGTCACCACCGGCCCGCTGCCGTCGTCGCGCAAGATTTTTGTGACGCCCGACGAAGCGCCGGGTGTGCGGGTGCCGCTGCGCGAGATCATCCTCAGCGGAGGAGCCGGCGAGCCTAACCTTCCCGTCTACGACACTTCCGGCCCCTATACCGACCCGGCCGTCACCATCGACGTCAATGCCGGGCTCGGACGCGCGCGCATCGAATGGGTAAAGGAGCGCGGCGGGGTCGAGGAATATCAGGGCCGCGAGATCAAGCCGGAGGACAACGGCAATGTCGGTGCCTCGCACGCCGCAAAGTCGTTCAACGCCCATCACAAGCCGCTGCGCGGGCTCGACGGCCACATGATCACCCAGCTCGAATTCGCCCGCGCCGGGATCATCACCAAGGAGATGATCTATGTCGCGACCCGCGAGAATCTCGGCCGCAAGGTACAGCTCGAGCGCGCCGAAGCTGCGTTAGCCGACGGCGAAAGCTTTGGCGCCGCGGTGCCGGCCTTCGTCACGCCGGAGTTCGTCCGCTCCGAGATCGCGCGCGGCCGCGCCATCATTCCCTGCAACATCAACCATGGCGAACTCGAGCCGATGATCATCGGCCGCAATTTTCTCACCAAGATCAACGCCAATATCGGCAACTCTGCCGTCACCTCCTCGGTCGAGGAGGAAGTCGACAAGATGGTGTGGGCGATCCGCTGGGGTGCCGACACCGTGATGGACCTCTCGACCGGCCGCAACATCCACACCACGCGCGAATGGATTTTGCGCAACGCGCCGATCCCGATCGGCACCGTCCCCATTTATCAGGCACTGGAGAAGTGCGACGGCGATCCGGTAAAGCTCACCTGGGAGCTCTACAAGGACACGCTGATCGAGCAGTGCGAACAGGGCGTCGATTATTTCACCATCCACGCAGGCGTGCGGCTGCCCTACATCCACCTCACCGCCAACCGCGTCACCGGCATCGTGTCGCGCGGCGGCTCGATCATGGCGAAGTGGTGCCTGGCGCATCACAAGGAGAGTTTCCTCTATACGCATTTTGAGGAAATCTGCGACCTCATGCGCAAATACGACGTGTCGTTCTCGCTCGGTGACGGCTTGCGACCGGGCTCGATCGCGGACGCCAACGACCGCGCGCAATTCGCCGAACTGGAAACGCTCGGCGAGCTGACGCAGATCGCCTGGAAGAAGGGCTGCCAGGTCATGATCGAAGGCCCCGGCCACGTGCCGCTGCACAAGATCAAGATCAACATGGACAAGCAGCTGAAAGAATGCGGCGAGGCGCCGTTCTACACGCTGGGGCCGCTGACCACCGACATCGCACCGGGCTACGACCACATCACCTCAGGCATTGGCGCGGCCATGATCGGCTGGTTCGGCTGCGCCATGCTCTGTTACGTGACGCCGAAGGAGCATTTGGGGCTACCCAACCGCGACGACGTCAAGGTCGGCGTCATCACCTACAAGATCGCCGCCCACGCCGCCGATCTCGGCAAGGGCCATCCGGCCGCGCAACTGCGCGACGATGCATTGAGCCGCGCCCGCTTCGACTTCCGCTGGGAGGACCAGTTCAACCTCGGCCTCGATCCCGAAACCGCCCGCCTCTACCACGACGAGACCCTGCCCAAGGAAGCCCACAAGGTCGCGCATTTCTGCTCGATGTGCGGCCCGAAATTCTGCTCGATGAAGATCACCCAGGACGTGCGGGATTATGCCGCGACGCTGAACGATCCGGCGGCGGTGGGGATGTCGATGAACGGCACCATCGAGGACGGCATGGCGCAGATGTCGGAAAAATTCAAAGCGATGGGCGGGCAGGTGTATCTGGATGCGGAGAAGGTGAAGGAGAGTAACCGGGTGTTGTGA
- a CDS encoding DUF6429 family protein, which yields MALNTDKIDDAALALLYLTLHDGDRAWKGFDWGVLGRLHDKGMIDDPVGKVKSVVFTPEGLERAKELFETMFRK from the coding sequence ATGGCCCTCAATACCGACAAGATCGACGACGCAGCGCTGGCGCTGCTCTATCTGACCCTGCATGACGGCGACAGGGCCTGGAAAGGCTTTGACTGGGGCGTGCTCGGCCGTCTGCACGACAAGGGCATGATCGACGATCCCGTCGGCAAAGTGAAATCGGTGGTCTTCACGCCAGAGGGGCTGGAACGGGCGAAGGAATTGTTCGAGACGATGTTCAGGAAGTAG
- a CDS encoding ABC transporter substrate-binding protein: protein MKSTAAALAAGLALAVTGTAANAQISDDVVKIGVLTDMSSLYADATGKGSLAAVQMAVADYGAKVKGKPVEVIAADHQNKPDIGVSIARNWYDNEKVDAIFDVPTSSVALPVSALTREKNRININSGGGSSDITGAACSPNTVHWTYDTYALSNVAGKAMVKRGEDTWFFVTADYAFGMALERDAANVVKESGGKVLGDVRHPLNSSDFSSFLLQAQASKAKVVALANAGGDTTNALKQASEFGITQGGQKMIALLQEITDTHALGAKATQGLIVTDAFYWDMNDETRAFSKRFMEKVGHMPTMIQAGLYSATMHYLKAIEAIGTDEAPKVMEQMRATPVNDFFARNGKIRIDGRMVHDMYLFEVKKPEESKGEWDLYKLIATVPGDEAFRPLDKGGCPLVKG from the coding sequence ATGAAGTCCACTGCAGCCGCGCTCGCGGCGGGTCTCGCGCTTGCCGTGACCGGCACCGCGGCGAACGCGCAGATTTCCGACGACGTCGTCAAGATCGGCGTGCTCACCGACATGTCCAGTCTGTATGCCGACGCGACGGGCAAGGGATCGCTGGCCGCCGTCCAGATGGCGGTTGCCGACTACGGCGCCAAGGTCAAGGGCAAGCCGGTCGAGGTGATCGCCGCCGACCATCAGAACAAGCCCGACATCGGCGTCAGCATCGCGCGCAACTGGTACGACAACGAGAAAGTCGACGCGATCTTCGACGTGCCAACCTCCTCGGTCGCGCTGCCGGTCTCGGCGCTGACGCGCGAGAAGAACAGGATCAACATCAACTCCGGCGGCGGCAGCTCCGATATCACCGGCGCCGCCTGCTCGCCGAACACGGTGCACTGGACCTACGACACCTACGCGCTTTCCAACGTCGCCGGCAAAGCCATGGTCAAGCGCGGCGAGGACACCTGGTTCTTCGTCACCGCCGACTACGCCTTCGGCATGGCGCTGGAACGCGACGCGGCCAACGTCGTCAAGGAGAGCGGCGGCAAGGTGCTGGGCGACGTCCGCCACCCCCTGAACTCTTCCGACTTCTCCTCCTTCCTGCTGCAGGCGCAGGCCTCCAAGGCCAAGGTCGTGGCGCTCGCCAATGCCGGCGGCGACACCACCAATGCGCTGAAGCAGGCCTCGGAATTCGGCATCACCCAGGGTGGCCAGAAGATGATCGCGCTGCTGCAGGAGATCACCGACACCCACGCGCTCGGCGCCAAGGCGACCCAGGGCCTGATCGTGACCGACGCCTTCTACTGGGACATGAACGACGAGACCCGCGCCTTCTCCAAGCGCTTCATGGAAAAGGTCGGGCACATGCCGACCATGATCCAGGCCGGCCTGTATTCGGCGACGATGCACTACCTGAAGGCGATCGAGGCGATCGGAACCGACGAAGCGCCGAAGGTGATGGAACAGATGCGCGCGACGCCGGTCAACGACTTCTTCGCCAGGAACGGCAAGATCCGCATCGACGGCCGCATGGTGCATGACATGTATCTGTTCGAGGTGAAGAAGCCGGAAGAATCCAAGGGCGAATGGGATCTCTACAAGCTGATCGCCACCGTCCCCGGCGACGAGGCCTTCCGTCCGCTCGACAAGGGCGGCTGCCCGCTGGTGAAGGGCTGA
- a CDS encoding FAD-dependent oxidoreductase — MYQSSKAPKGDSHVSIIGAGIAGAWQALLFAQAGYPVTLHERSDEAMMLSTSHWAGGMLAPYCESEVAEPVISRLGLHALDLWRRELPDTPFNGSLVVAHSRDRNDFERFARRTSDYQRLDAEGLAELEPSLEDRFREGLFFAAEGHVEPRRVLPKLHERIIAAGGTIKFNSDVCSEDLDGIVIDCRGLAARDIQPELRGVKGEMILIETSEVKLARPVRLIHPRWPLYVIPREDNLFMLGATSIEAEDWGVSVRSALELLGAAYAVHPAFAEARIVEFGSGLRPAFPDNLPRIRIEKNNIAVNGLYRHGFLIAPALAELTLGYVERGRIDNEVMQCV; from the coding sequence ATGTACCAGAGTTCAAAAGCCCCGAAGGGGGATTCGCACGTATCCATCATCGGCGCAGGCATTGCCGGCGCCTGGCAGGCGCTGCTGTTCGCGCAGGCCGGCTACCCCGTTACGCTGCACGAGCGCAGCGACGAGGCGATGATGCTTTCCACCAGCCACTGGGCCGGCGGCATGCTGGCGCCGTATTGCGAGAGCGAGGTCGCCGAGCCGGTCATCAGCCGGCTTGGCTTGCACGCGCTCGATTTGTGGCGCCGCGAACTGCCGGATACCCCGTTCAACGGCTCGCTGGTGGTGGCGCATAGCCGCGACCGCAACGATTTCGAACGCTTTGCGCGGCGCACGTCAGACTACCAGCGCCTGGATGCCGAAGGCCTGGCTGAACTCGAGCCCTCGCTCGAAGACCGTTTCCGCGAGGGCCTGTTCTTCGCCGCCGAAGGTCATGTCGAGCCACGACGGGTACTGCCGAAGCTGCACGAACGCATCATCGCCGCCGGCGGCACCATCAAGTTCAACAGCGACGTGTGCTCCGAGGATCTCGACGGCATCGTGATCGACTGCCGCGGCCTTGCCGCGCGCGACATCCAGCCCGAGCTGCGCGGCGTCAAGGGCGAGATGATCCTGATCGAAACCTCTGAGGTCAAGCTGGCGCGTCCGGTGCGGCTGATCCATCCGCGCTGGCCGCTTTACGTGATCCCGCGCGAGGACAATCTGTTCATGCTCGGCGCCACCTCGATCGAGGCCGAGGATTGGGGCGTCAGCGTCCGCTCGGCGCTGGAGCTGCTGGGCGCGGCCTATGCGGTGCATCCCGCCTTCGCCGAGGCGCGTATCGTCGAATTCGGCTCGGGCTTGCGGCCGGCGTTTCCCGACAATCTGCCGCGCATACGCATCGAGAAGAACAACATCGCGGTGAACGGCCTCTATCGCCACGGCTTCCTGATCGCGCCGGCGCTGGCGGAACTGACGCTCGGCTATGTCGAGCGCGGCCGGATCGACAACGAGGTGATGCAATGCGTGTGA
- a CDS encoding alpha/beta hydrolase produces the protein MKLIQSIAAFTLGASIMTHAAIAAVADAANDPRIDPQIRSFLAKINKDSSPFWELPQPKPQEILSELQSQTTVDMSGVTTTERTISQDGRTVKLYVMKPVQVSSNPGVLFFIHGGVWIVGNFQNHQRLLRDLVVGSGQIGVFVEYTPLPQARFPTQLEESYAALKWVAGHAEELGADGTRIAIAGNSVGGNMTAALALMAKDRNGPKISYQVLLIPATDASVDTPSYHEYGTGRFLTRAFMKYGWDLYAPDAKTRDNPYVSPLRASANELRGLPPALVITAENCPLRDEGEAYARKMKDAGVTVDAVRYNGTIHDFVLLNALRDVPSTEAAIDQINAGLRQHLEQATH, from the coding sequence ATGAAACTCATTCAAAGCATCGCCGCATTCACTCTTGGAGCCAGCATCATGACACACGCAGCTATCGCCGCGGTCGCCGACGCCGCCAACGACCCTCGGATTGATCCCCAGATCAGGTCGTTTCTCGCCAAGATCAACAAGGACAGCAGCCCCTTCTGGGAGCTGCCTCAGCCAAAGCCTCAAGAGATTCTCTCCGAACTCCAGTCCCAAACGACCGTCGACATGTCTGGCGTCACGACGACCGAACGGACAATTAGCCAGGATGGCCGCACGGTAAAGCTGTACGTCATGAAACCCGTGCAAGTGAGCAGCAATCCGGGCGTTTTGTTCTTCATCCATGGCGGCGTCTGGATCGTCGGCAATTTCCAGAACCATCAGCGCCTGCTGCGCGATCTCGTCGTCGGTTCGGGACAGATCGGTGTGTTCGTCGAGTACACGCCCTTGCCGCAAGCAAGATTTCCGACCCAGCTCGAGGAAAGCTATGCGGCCTTGAAGTGGGTTGCAGGGCACGCCGAGGAGCTTGGTGCAGACGGCACCCGTATCGCAATTGCCGGAAATTCGGTCGGCGGCAACATGACCGCAGCGCTCGCTCTGATGGCCAAGGACCGCAACGGACCCAAGATCAGCTACCAGGTACTTCTCATTCCCGCCACCGACGCCAGCGTTGATACCCCATCCTATCACGAGTACGGGACCGGACGCTTCCTGACACGCGCGTTCATGAAATACGGCTGGGACCTGTACGCTCCCGACGCGAAGACTCGTGACAATCCCTACGTGTCACCGCTTCGCGCCAGCGCAAATGAACTAAGGGGTCTGCCGCCGGCACTCGTCATTACCGCGGAGAACTGTCCGCTGCGCGACGAGGGCGAGGCATATGCCCGAAAGATGAAAGACGCGGGCGTCACGGTCGACGCGGTTCGCTACAACGGAACGATTCATGATTTCGTTCTGTTGAACGCGCTACGTGACGTGCCCTCAACTGAAGCAGCTATCGATCAAATCAATGCCGGGCTGCGCCAGCACCTCGAGCAGGCAACACACTAA
- a CDS encoding thiazole synthase — protein MPKFYDREFSSRLLIGSALYPSPAIMQNAIRASGADIVTVSLRREAAGGKTGDAFWSLIRELDVTVLPNTAGCRTVREAVTTAKLARELFATSWIKLEVIADNDTLQPDAVGLVEAAAILIKDGFEVFPYCTEDLSVAMRLVDAGCKVVMPWAAPIGSARGITNRDALKLLRDRLPDITLVVDAGLGAPSHAADAMELGYDAVLLNTAIAKAADPVAMAKAFRMGVEAGRTAFEAGLMDARDFASPSTPVVGTPFWHAVS, from the coding sequence ATGCCAAAATTCTACGATCGCGAATTTTCCTCCCGCCTCTTGATCGGCAGCGCGCTGTATCCGTCGCCGGCGATCATGCAGAACGCGATTCGAGCGTCCGGCGCCGATATCGTCACGGTGTCGCTGCGGCGCGAAGCCGCCGGCGGCAAGACCGGGGACGCGTTCTGGTCGCTGATCCGCGAGCTCGACGTCACGGTGCTGCCGAACACCGCCGGCTGCCGCACCGTGCGCGAGGCGGTGACGACGGCAAAACTGGCGCGCGAATTGTTCGCCACCTCCTGGATCAAGCTCGAGGTGATCGCCGACAACGACACGCTGCAGCCCGATGCGGTCGGCCTGGTCGAGGCCGCCGCGATCCTGATCAAGGACGGTTTTGAGGTATTTCCCTATTGCACCGAAGATCTCAGTGTCGCGATGCGGCTGGTCGATGCCGGCTGCAAGGTGGTGATGCCGTGGGCGGCGCCGATCGGCAGCGCCAGGGGCATCACCAACCGCGACGCGCTGAAGCTTTTGCGCGATCGCCTGCCCGACATTACGCTGGTGGTCGACGCCGGATTGGGCGCGCCGAGCCATGCCGCCGACGCCATGGAGCTTGGCTATGACGCCGTGCTGCTCAACACCGCCATTGCAAAAGCCGCCGATCCCGTCGCGATGGCCAAGGCGTTTCGCATGGGCGTCGAGGCCGGCCGCACGGCTTTCGAAGCGGGCCTGATGGACGCCCGCGATTTCGCCTCCCCTTCAACCCCTGTCGTCGGGACACCGTTCTGGCATGCCGTATCCTGA
- the thiS gene encoding sulfur carrier protein ThiS — MRVTVNGEPREISSASVDALLAELDYEGSHFAIAVNYDVLPKSRWAETQLKTGDEIEIITPRQGG; from the coding sequence ATGCGTGTGACCGTCAACGGCGAGCCGCGCGAGATCTCGTCGGCCAGCGTCGACGCGCTGCTGGCCGAGCTCGACTATGAGGGCAGCCATTTCGCGATCGCCGTGAATTACGACGTGCTGCCGAAGAGCCGCTGGGCCGAGACGCAACTGAAGACCGGCGACGAGATCGAAATCATCACGCCGCGGCAGGGAGGGTGA
- a CDS encoding dodecin family protein, whose protein sequence is MTESVYKVIELIGTSKDSWEKAAAAAVERAGKSLRDLRVAEVAELDLQLDAKGKIEAYRAKLKVSFKFED, encoded by the coding sequence ATGACTGAGAGTGTCTACAAGGTCATTGAGCTGATCGGTACCAGCAAGGATTCATGGGAAAAGGCGGCCGCTGCGGCGGTCGAAAGGGCGGGCAAATCCCTCCGGGATCTTCGCGTCGCCGAAGTCGCCGAGCTCGATTTGCAGCTCGATGCCAAGGGCAAGATCGAAGCCTATCGCGCCAAGCTGAAGGTCTCGTTCAAATTCGAGGATTGA
- a CDS encoding PRC-barrel domain-containing protein, producing MLGRYITAGLAGSALLATVAVAQSPTTTTTDRMAPAATSSSTTNESYQGDWRASKVVGLSVYNDNNESIGSINDLLTDKNGSIKAVVIGVGGFLGVGSHLVAVPFEKIKFVNEPIAYTGASNQPNAPGTRPPPSTTTGSATTNVGPSSATASKPNPWYPDHAVFNATKDELKAMPEFKYST from the coding sequence ATGTTAGGAAGATATATAACGGCCGGTCTGGCCGGGTCCGCGTTGCTTGCGACCGTTGCAGTTGCGCAATCGCCGACCACCACAACCACCGACCGCATGGCGCCGGCTGCGACGTCGAGCTCGACGACCAATGAATCGTATCAGGGTGACTGGCGCGCGTCGAAGGTCGTCGGCCTCAGCGTCTACAACGACAACAATGAGAGCATCGGCTCGATCAACGATCTCCTGACCGACAAGAACGGTAGCATCAAGGCGGTCGTCATCGGCGTCGGTGGCTTCCTCGGCGTCGGCTCGCACCTGGTCGCCGTTCCCTTCGAGAAGATCAAATTCGTCAATGAGCCCATCGCCTACACCGGTGCATCGAACCAGCCGAATGCGCCGGGTACCCGGCCGCCGCCGTCGACCACCACGGGTTCCGCAACCACCAACGTGGGGCCGAGTTCGGCGACGGCATCGAAGCCCAATCCTTGGTATCCGGATCATGCCGTGTTCAACGCCACCAAGGACGAGCTGAAGGCGATGCCTGAGTTCAAATATTCGACGTAA
- a CDS encoding AraC family transcriptional regulator: MQAVARQLVSRETKWQTPPPKPIKPGDRVARVGLARWGREVTGAPFEMSADETSDAHFITYSLKQADVRFSIGHRAVTNGIVKTGRVLLQGPTSARRQSISHESFDFFRVYFSQDILDECFEAIFGKRPASTLALFEAHFVEDRILDSLTQVLAGVDRNGGFLGPCFVDSVGLALTSHLLRLYSFRTPRIKPRVSPLPIWKLRRVRDFIEENLFHPIYLSELSELAGLSRMHFAAQFRAATGQTPHAYLLQRKIKRAQTLLSDQTLSVADVASIVGFKNKAHFASAFKKIVGEPPSRWRSNICW, translated from the coding sequence ATGCAAGCGGTAGCGAGGCAGCTGGTCAGCCGAGAAACCAAGTGGCAAACCCCACCTCCAAAGCCCATCAAGCCGGGCGATCGCGTTGCACGTGTTGGGTTGGCGCGGTGGGGTCGCGAAGTGACCGGTGCTCCATTCGAGATGAGCGCCGACGAAACCTCCGACGCTCATTTCATCACGTATTCACTTAAGCAAGCGGACGTTCGATTCTCGATCGGCCATCGTGCCGTCACCAACGGCATCGTGAAGACAGGACGAGTTCTGTTGCAAGGCCCGACTTCAGCACGGCGCCAATCGATCTCCCACGAGTCGTTCGACTTCTTCAGGGTGTATTTCTCGCAGGACATACTCGACGAATGTTTCGAAGCGATTTTTGGAAAACGGCCCGCTTCGACCCTGGCTCTCTTCGAGGCGCATTTTGTCGAAGATCGAATTCTGGATAGTCTGACGCAGGTGCTGGCTGGTGTCGATCGAAACGGCGGGTTTCTAGGCCCGTGTTTTGTTGACAGTGTGGGGCTCGCTTTAACAAGCCACCTTCTGCGCCTTTACTCATTCCGGACACCTCGTATCAAACCAAGGGTTAGCCCTTTGCCAATATGGAAGCTCCGCCGTGTTCGGGACTTCATAGAAGAAAACCTGTTTCACCCAATCTATCTCTCTGAGCTAAGTGAACTTGCGGGACTTAGCCGCATGCATTTCGCGGCTCAATTCCGCGCCGCGACGGGTCAAACTCCCCACGCCTATCTCCTGCAACGAAAGATCAAGCGGGCGCAGACCCTCCTGAGCGATCAGACCCTTTCCGTGGCCGATGTCGCTTCAATAGTTGGCTTTAAGAACAAAGCGCATTTCGCCAGCGCATTTAAAAAGATAGTTGGCGAGCCTCCATCACGGTGGCGAAGTAATATTTGCTGGTAG
- the thiE gene encoding thiamine phosphate synthase, whose product MPYPDRFYPVVDSVAWVARLALLGVGTIQLRAKGLNDADALQTVTDALEMTRGTAAKLVVNDYWRAAIVARAKHLHLGQEDLADLADADLKAIRAAGLTLGLSTHDDAELETALQAKPDYIALGPIFPTTLKSMRFAPQGIPKITEWKKRIGTIPLVAIGGIKLEHAPEIYAAGADSIAVVSDITQHPEPDARVRAWLGLHAETA is encoded by the coding sequence ATGCCGTATCCTGATCGATTCTATCCCGTGGTCGACAGCGTCGCCTGGGTCGCGCGGCTGGCGCTGCTCGGCGTCGGCACGATCCAGTTGCGCGCCAAGGGCCTCAACGATGCCGACGCGCTGCAGACCGTTACCGACGCGCTGGAGATGACAAGAGGCACGGCGGCAAAGCTCGTGGTCAACGACTATTGGCGCGCCGCGATCGTTGCGCGCGCAAAACATCTGCATCTCGGCCAAGAAGATTTAGCTGACCTTGCCGACGCCGACCTCAAGGCGATCCGCGCCGCAGGTCTGACGCTTGGGCTTTCCACCCATGACGACGCAGAGCTGGAGACCGCGCTACAGGCAAAACCCGACTACATCGCGCTGGGGCCGATCTTTCCGACCACGCTGAAATCGATGCGGTTCGCGCCGCAGGGCATTCCGAAAATCACCGAGTGGAAGAAGCGCATCGGCACCATCCCGCTGGTCGCGATCGGCGGCATCAAGCTCGAACATGCGCCGGAGATTTACGCCGCCGGCGCCGATTCCATCGCGGTGGTCAGCGACATCACCCAACATCCCGAGCCCGACGCCCGCGTGCGCGCCTGGCTCGGCCTGCACGCGGAGACCGCGTGA